Below is a genomic region from Leucobacter exalbidus.
GATGGGTTCTGCGCCGGCGAGACCCACGGTGACCCGCTGCTCACCGCGCATCGTGATCGAGAATGCCCACGCATCCATCAGCTGCACAACGGCGGCCTCGGTGTCGAGGTCGACGCCGGCCTGCAACGCAATCCACGCGAGCGCCCGGTAGGCCGCTCCCGTGTCGAGAATGCCGAAGCCTAAGCGATCGGCTGAGGCGCGTGAAACGCTCGACTTACCGCTGCCCGCGGGGCCATCAATGGCCACGAGAATGGGGTCGCCAGGCGCCCCCACGTCGTGCGCAGCATTCGTCGCAGCGTCTGTCACAGCGTCCTCCATCCGCGTTCCACCAGATCTGAGATCGCACGCTCGGCCACTTCGGGCAGCACAGCGATCTCGGCAAAACCTATTTGCGCGCCCGGAGAGTGCTCAAGGCGCAAGTCTTCCATATTAATGCCCAGTTCTCCGAGTTCGGTGAGCAATCGGGCCAACTGGCCCGGCTTGTCATCGATGAGCACCGTAATTGCGGCGAATCGCTCGGCAGATCCGTGTTTACCGGGAATTCGAGACACCCCGGTGTTGCCCGCTGCGAGCAGATCAGCGATGCGACGCTTGGCACCAGGCTGATCCGGATCACGCAACGCGTCTGCGAACTCAGCCAGATCGGCAGAGAACGCTTCGAGCAGCTCAACCACGGGGCCGCGGTTGGCCCCCAAGATCTGCACCCACAGCTCGGGATCGCTCGCCGCGATGCGCGTGGTGTCGCGCAGCCCGCCGCCAGCAAGCCCAATCGCGGGCTCGCTCGCCTGCATCAGTCGCGCCGCCGTGAGGCTCGCGACGACCTGCGGCAGGTGGGACACGAGGCCCACCGAGCGGTCGTGCTCCTCGGGAGTCATCTCGATCAGCACGGCGCCCAGGTCGAGGGCAACTGCCTCGACCAGCGCGAGGGCTGCCGCGGGGGTTTCCCCGTCGCGGCAGACCACCCAGGGGCGGCCGACGAAGAGGTCGGCGCGCGCCATGATCGCGCCGCCGCGCTCGCGCCCAGCCATGGGGTGCGAGCCGACGTAGTTCGTGAGATCGATGCCGCGCCGGGTCAGTTCTTGAAACGGGGCGAGCTTGACGCTCGCAACGTCGGTGACCACGGCATTCGGAAACCGGGCGAGAGCGCCCTCAACCACATCTGCCGTCACATCGGGAGGAGTCGCAATGACGACGAGCGCAGGCTCGGCGTCGGCTGCGGTGCGGGCTCGGCCCGCACCGTAGTCTGCGGCGAGCGCGACCGTAGTCGGCGACGCATCCTCAAGAGTGACGTCAACTCCGCGCTCGCGCAGGCCGAGGCCTACGCTTGCGCCGAGCAAGCCCGCACCAATCACGTGCACGGGGCCCGTGGTGCGGGCTACGAGTGGAGCTTCGGTCACCGCGACCCTCCGCGGTACCCGCGCTCACCCGAGTTGCGGTCGTTTGAGTTGCGGTCGTGAGCAGGCTTGCCGCCACGGCTGTTGCTGGGCTGGTTCGAGTAGCTGTTACGGCTGGCACCGCGGTTGTTGCCGCGATCCTCTGAGTAACCGCCGCGGTCGCTGCTGCGATCGTTGCGGTCGCTGCGAGGTGCACGGTCGTTCGAGTAGCCACCGCGCTCGGGACGGCCAGCACCGCGATCGTTGCGGTCGTTCGAGTAACCGCCGCGTTCGGGACGCGCTGCGCCACGATCGTTACGGTCGTTGCTGTAACCACCACGCTCGGGGCGCGCAGCACCGCGATCGTTGCGGTCGTTACGAGGCGCACGATCGTTCGAGTAACCGCCGCGTTCGGGACGCGCTGCGCCACGATCGTTACGGTCGTTCGAGTAGCCACCACGCTCGGGGCGACCAGCGCCACGATCATTGCGGTCATTACGAGGCGCACGATCATTCGAGTAACCGCCGCGTTCGGGACGGCCAGCACCACGATCGTTACGGTCGTTGCTGAAGCCACCACGCTCGGGACGCGCTGCGCCACGATCGCTCGAGTAACCGCCACGCTCCGGGCGACCAGCACCACGATCGTTGCGGTCGTTCGAGTAGCCGCCGCGTTCGGGACGACCAGCGCCGCGATCGTTGCGGTCGTTGCTGTAGCCACCGCGTTCCGGGCGGCCTGCACCACGGTCATTACGATCATTGCTGTAACCGCCACGCTCGGGACGGGCAGCACCACGATCGTTGTTGTAGCCACCACGCTCGGGGCGCGCTGCGCCACGATCGTTGCGATCGTTCGAGTAACCGCCACGCTCCGGGCGACCGGCACCACGATCATTACGATCGTTGTTGTAGCCACCACGCTCGGGACGACCAGCACCACGATCATTGCGGTCGCTGCTGTAACCGCCACGCTCGGGACGACCAGCACCACGATCATTACGATCATTGCTGTAACCGCCACGCTCGGGGCGCGCTGCGCCACGATCATTACGATCGTTGCTGTAACCGCCACGCTCGGGACGCGCTGCGCCACGCTCGTTACGGTCGCTCGAGTAGCCTGCGCGCTCGGGGCGCTGGCTGTAGCCGTTCTCTGTGCCGCCCTCGCTCGGAGCGGTGCGGCGGCCGTGGGGGTTACCGCGCGCTGCGATGCCACGCATGCCGCGGGCACCCTTGCCGTCGCCGGGGCGACCAGCGGTGATCTCGTCGCGGTCGTAGCTCTTTACGAAGCCACGGCCACCCTTGCCCTTGAAACCCTTCATCGGCTTTCCTCCCTTGCCGCGCGGTGCGCGGTCGTCACGGGGAGCGCGGGGGCGAAACCCGTCTGATCCGGTATCGTCATCGCTCTTGGGACCGCGTTCGGCCGCAGAGAGCAGCGCACCGCGTTCGGCGGCTGCGAGTTCACGCATCTCGCCGAGCTGCAGGGTGCCGAGGTTCAGCGGGCCGAACTGGCGACGTACGAGCTCGATGACGGGGAACCCGACCTCGGCCAGCATGCGGCGCACAATACGGTTACGGCCCGAGTGCAGGGTCAGCTCGACGAGCGAGAACTTTCCGCCGCCACCGTCAGAGAGGATGCGTGCCCGGTCTGCGTGGATCGGGCCGTCCTTCAGCTCGACGCCGTACTTCAGCTGCTGAATGACCGATCCGGTCATGCGGCCGCGCACCTTCGCAACATAGGTCTTGGTGACGCCGAAGCTCGGGTGAGCCAGCTTGTTGGCAAGCTCGCCATCGTTCGTCAGAATGAGCAGACCGCTCGTGTCGGTGTCGAGACGGCCGACGTTGAACAACCGGTCGTCAACCAGCTTGGTGAACTGACGCAGGTCGGGGCGGTCGTGCTCGTCGTTCATCGTGGAGACAACGCCCTCGGGCTTGTTGACCACGAAGTAACGCTTCGAGACGTCGAGCTGCACAACGACGCCGTCAACGCGCACGTCATCGGTGTTGGGGTCGATGCGCGAGCCCAGCTCGTGCTCGACCTGACCGTTGATGGTGACGCGGCCAGTCGTGATGAGCGACTCGCATGCGCGGCGCGAAGCTACGCCTGCGTGTGCAAGCGCCTTCTGCAGCCTGATGCGCCCGTCATCGGGGTCGATCTCGCCCCGGGGGTCGTCGTCGAAATCATCATCATCGTCATCGTCGTCTGTTCCGGATCCCGCGGGGCGGTCCCCAGGCCAGCCGAATTCTGCGAGGTCGACCTCAACGATTTCGCCGTCGACCGAGAGGGTGCCGCCGAGGCCCCCGTTTTCGCTACTCATGTGACTACCTTCCGCCCAAGCGCGGGTATGCGCCTACAGCAATTCATGTTCAAAACCTTCAGCACCGTCATCAAGCAACGGTGAAATATGGGGCAGCTCAGAAATATCGCCTATTCCGAGCCGATCAAGCAACACATCCGTGGTGCCGTACAGCGTGGCGCCAGTCTCCTCGTGGTGACCGGCCTCCTCGATCAGGCTGTGACTCAATAGTGTGCGCACTACTGAGTCAACGTTGACCGCGCGAATCTGGGCGACTTGGCCGCGTGTAACAGGCTGACGATACGCGATCACGGCGAGTGTTTCAAGTGCTGCCTGTGAGAGCTTTGCGCTGCGCTCCTGGCGCACCGCGTCAGCAACGACCAGATCTAGCGATGCGCGAACGTAAAATCTGAAGCCGCCCGACACCTCGCGCAGCTCGAACCCGCGCGGCTCGCGAGCCACCGATCCGGGCTCAGCGCTCGATCCAGATCTGGCGCCTGCGGCACCCGATCCTTCCTGCAATCCTACGCCATCATAGTCGGCGATGAGCGCAGCCAGGGCTGCGCGTACCTCAGCTACCGGGCGATCCACCGCCGCGGCGAGCGCGATGGCGTCTTGCGGCTGCTCGGCCACGATGAGTAACGCTTCAAGCTGCTGGGTGAGCGAGTGGGTCGATCGCACCGTCGCAAGCTCAGCGACTTCGTCGGTCTCGCCGCGCTCAAGCTCACTCATAGTCACTCCCCAGTGTTGCCAGTTCTTCGTCAGACCAGCTGTCGCTGTTCCAGTGCACTATCAATTCTCCCAGGGGTTCGAGCTGTGTGAAAGTCACGGCGTCGCGGCGGTACAGTTCAAGAATTGCGAGGAACCGGGCGACGATCACCCCGCGCTCATGCACGCCTGAGATAAGTTCACGAAATGATTGCGCAGGCCCGCCGCGCAGCGCGGTGACCACGATCGCGGCCTGCTCTCGAATGGATACGAGCGGGGCGTGCAGGTGCTCGAGCCCCACCGTCGGAATCTCACGCGGTGTGAACGCGAGCTGTGCGATGGCGGCGAAGTCGGCCGCGGTCAGGCTGAATTCAAGCTCGGGGTCAGCCGAACGAAATTTGGGTTCAAGCGCAACCTGTCTCGCATGACGCTCGCCTTCAATGACGAGGCGGTCGCGAAACCAGGCACTCGCCAGTTTGAACGCGCGGTACTGCAGCAGCCGGGCGAACAGCAGGTCTCGGGCTTCAAGCAGCGCGATCCCCTCGGCGTCAACGGCCTCGCCCTGGGGCAGCAGGCTCGCAATCTTCAGGTCGAGCAGCGTCGCCGCGACCACCAAGAATTCGCTTGCGTGATTGAGCTGGTCGCTGTCTTCGGCGTCGAGGCCCGCGAGGTAGCCGATGAACTCATCGGTGACGAGGCTGAGCGAGACATCGGTGATGTCGAGCTCGTGTTTGCCGATGAGCGTCAGCAGCAGATCGAATGGCCCGTCAAAGACGTCAAGGCTCACTCGAAACTCGCGAGAACGAGCCTCGACGGGATCGCTCTCGCGGGTCATGGGTGCTCGCTTAGGCGACGATGCCGCGTTCTACGAGCTCGCGGGCGAGCTTGAGGTACGACTCAGACGCCGGGTTCGCCGGCGCGTAATCAATGACCGGCTTCGCGGCGATCTGGGCGTCGGGCAGCTTCACGGTGCGGCCGATGACGGTGTCGAAGACGCTGTCGCCAAAGGTTTCGACCACGCGGTCGAGTACTTCGCGGGCGTGCAGCGTACGCGAGTCGTACATGGTCGCGAGGATGCCGTCGAGGGCAAGGGCCGGGTTCAGGCGATCCTTCACCTTCTCGATCGTTTCCACGAGCAGTGCCACACCGCGCAGTGCGAAGTATTCGCACGCCAGCGGAATCAGCACGCCGTGGCTCGCGGTCAACGCGTTCACGGTCAAGAGGCCAAGCGACGGCTGGCAGTCCACCAAAATCACGTCGTAGTCGTCGACGACCTTGCGCAGCACGCTGCCCAGAATCTGTTCGCGGGCCACCTCGGTGACGAGGTGCACCTCGGCCGCCGACAGGTCGATGTTGGCGGGGATGAGATCGAGGCCGGGGGTGCCGGTGTGCTGAATCGCTTCACGCGGATCCTTCACCTTGCCCAGCATCAGGTCGTAAATCGTGGGGACCTCGTGCGCGGGCACTCCGAGGCCTGCCGAGAGTGCGCCCTGCGGGTCGAAGTCAACCGCGAGCACGCGACGGCCGTAGCGCGCGAGCGCGGCAGCCAGGTTGATGGTGCTCGTCGTCTTACCGACGCCACCCTTCTGGTTGCACATCGCGATGATGCGCGCGGGGCCGTGGCTCTCCAGTTTGCGGGGTGCGGGAATCACCCGATCGACTCGTCCTGTCGGTCCGATCTTCGGCTGAATCTGGGCCTGCACGTTCGCCATCAAGGCCTCCTCCCGCGTCGCTAACGCTCCATCCTATCGCTTTGCCGCCCCCTGCTCCTGACGCGGGTGCGGCGAAGCGCTCACGAACTTTCCTCAGGTGGCACGCGGGTGCGCGGTCAGGTAGTGCTCGCGCAGGGTGTCGGCGGTCACCTGGGTGTAAATCTGTGTGGTCGTCACCGACGAATGTCCGAGCAGCTCTTGCACGGTGCGCACATCGGCGCCGCCCGCGAGCAGGTGGGTGGCGAAGGAATGCCGCAGGGTGTGGGGAGAGACCTCGCGCGTGATGCCGGCGCGCTCTGCTGCGGCCCGGATCACCAGCCATGCGCTCTGCCGCGAGAGTCGTGCACCGCGTGGGCCTACGAAGAGCGCCGGGGTGCCGGCGCCGCGCGCCACCATGCTGGGGCGGGCCCGCACGAGGTATGCGGCGAGCGCACGCCCCGCGTAGCTGCCGTAGGGCACCACGCGCTGTTTAGAGCCCTTGCCCTGCACTCGTAAAAATCCGCCCGCTTCGAGCGCGCGTTCAGAGGCCTCATCGATTCCGGCCTCGCCGCTGGCACCCGTGGCGTCACCCCTGCCGCCTTCCAGCAGCAGGTCGTCGAGGTCGAGGGTGCAGGCCTCGCTGACGCGTGCCCCGCTGCCGTACAGCAGTTCGAGAAGCGCGCGGTCGCGCAGCCCCACGGGGTCGTCACCGCCCGCATGCGCGAGTAACGCTTCGACGTCTTCGAGCGCGAGCGCTTTCGGCAGCCGCTGGGGTTTCTTGGGCGTGCGCAGCCCCCGCCCCGCATACCCTTCGAGGAGTTCTTCTTCGAACAGATACCGGTGCATGCCGCGCACAGTTGATGCGCGGCGGGTGATCGATGAGGGCGCGAGCGCCTCATGTTCGCCCTCGTGGCTGGCGAGGTCAGACACAAACGACGACAGGGTGTCGGGGGCCACCTGGGCGAGATCGTCAATGCCCTGCGCCGCAAGCCAGTTCGCGTATGAGGCAAGGTCGCGCCGGTATGCAGCCAAGCTGTTCTCGGCGAGGCCCCGCTCAATGGCGACGTGTCGTAAGAAGCGGTCGATCCCCGCGTCGACTGAGAGGGTCGTCATCGTGACCGTTCTCCGCGCACGCCCTCCCGAAACTCCCACGGAGTTTTTGGATCGCGCAGCGTCGCCCAACCTGCCTCGCGTGCAGCGTAGGCGGCTAACACTGCGCTCACGGTCACCGAGTTGCCGATCCGGCCGGCAAGAGCGGCCGCTACCGCGTCATCGAGCGGCACCCATTCAGGCTGCAGTTCGGCTTCTTCGCCCTCGCGCACGAAATCGTGGGTGGTGGGGCACAGGTCTCGCGCCAAGAAAATGCGCATGGTTTCGCTTGATCCGCCGGGCGATAAGAACAGGTCGAGCAGCAGGTCCCAGCGGTTCGCTGCGAGGTCGGCCTCTTCGGCGAGTTCGCGCTGTGCGCCCGCGAGCCCAGATTCGCCGGGGGCGTCCATCAGCCCCGCAGGAATTTCGATATCGCGACGCGCGACGGGGTGGCGGTATTGCCGCATCACCAGCACGCGGTCTTGGTCGTCGAGCGCCAGCACGGCGACCGCGCCGGTGTGATCGATGTAGTCGCGCACCAGCTCGGAGTCGCCGAAAGTGAAGCGGTCGCGCCGCACATCCCACACCCGGCCGTGTACGAGCAGCTCGCTGTCGAGCACGTCTACGGCGGCGGGCGTATCACTGAGGTACTCAGCGGGTGAGGTGCTGGGCACCTTCGTGGTCGTCATTGCTCGCGCTCCATCCTGATGCAGGTCAAACTCTGCGGCCGCCCGCTGGGGCTGCGGCTCCCCCGGCACGCCAGCTGCTGCTGGCTGAATAATGGCCGCAGGTACGCCAACGGGCGCGGCGGCCGAAGCCACCGCGCCCGAAATGGGGGTGTTAGTTGTCACCCTCGACCTCGAAGAGGCGTGCGGCCTCTCGGCGGCCGATCGCAGCTTCAACGAGACCAGCGAACAGCGGGTGCGGGGTGCCCGGGCGTGATCGCAGCTCGGGGTGAGCCTGCGTTGCGATGTAGAACGGGTGCACCTCGGTGGGCAGCTCGACGTACTCAACGAGTGAGCCATCGGGGCTCGTGCCCGAGAATGACAGGCCAGCCGCGGCGATTTCGTTGCGGTAGGTGTTGTTCACCTCGTAGCGGTGACGGTGACGCTCGCTGGCGCTCGAAGCACCGTAGAGGCGTGCGGCGAGCGAACCCTCAGCGAACTCAGCTTCGTACAGGCCAAGGCGCATGGTGCCGCCCAGGTCGCCGCCGTCGATGATGTCGATCTGCTCGGCCATCGTGGCGATTACCGGCACGGTGGTCTCGGGGTCGAACTCGGTTGACGAGGCGCCCTCGAGGTCGGCGACGTTGCGCGCGTACTCGATGACCATGCACTGCATGCCGAGGCACAGGCCCAGGGTGGGGATGCCGTTCTCGCGGGCGAAGCGCAGCGCGCCAAGCTTGCCCTCGATGCCGCGAATACCAAAGCCGCCGGGCACGCAAATGCCGTCGACCTCGCTGAGCGCGGCGTGCGCACCCTCGGGGGTCTCGCACGTGTCAGAGGGGATCCACTTCACGTTGACCTTCTGCGCGTGTGCGAAGCCGCCAGCGCGCAGTGCCTCGGTGACCGACAGGTAAGCGTCGGGCAGGTTGATGTACTTACCGACGAGACCGATGGTCACTTCGCCCTTGGGCTCGTGCACGGCGTCGAGTACCGGCTGCCAGCCCGTCCAGTCCACGTCGGTGGATACTTCATCTAGGCCGAGCGTCTCAACAATGACGCTATCGAGACCCTGCGTGTTCAGCAGCGTCGGCAGGTCGTAGATGCTGGGCACGTCGATGGCGTTGATGACCGCGCGCTCTTCGACGTCACACATCAGCGCAATCTTGCGCATGTTGTCGTCGGTGACGGGGCGGTCGCTGCGCAGCACGAGGGCGTCGGGCTGAATACCGATCGAGCGCAGCGCAGCAACGGAGTGCTGGGTCGGCTTGGTCTTCTGTTCGCCTGAGGCGCCCATGAACGGTACGAGGGAAACGTGCACGAAGAACACGTTGCCGCGGCCGAGTTCGTGACGCACCTGGCGTGCCGATTCGAGGAACGGCTGCGATTCGATGTCACCTACGGTGCCACCGACCTCGGTGATGATGACGTCGGGCTGCGGATCCTCAGAGGCCTGCAGACGCATGCGTCGCTTGATCTCGTTCGTGATGTGCGGGATCACCTGCACGGTTGCGCCGAGGTAGTCGCCGCGGCGCTCCTTGGCGATCACGGTCGA
It encodes:
- a CDS encoding prephenate dehydrogenase → MTEAPLVARTTGPVHVIGAGLLGASVGLGLRERGVDVTLEDASPTTVALAADYGAGRARTAADAEPALVVIATPPDVTADVVEGALARFPNAVVTDVASVKLAPFQELTRRGIDLTNYVGSHPMAGRERGGAIMARADLFVGRPWVVCRDGETPAAALALVEAVALDLGAVLIEMTPEEHDRSVGLVSHLPQVVASLTAARLMQASEPAIGLAGGGLRDTTRIAASDPELWVQILGANRGPVVELLEAFSADLAEFADALRDPDQPGAKRRIADLLAAGNTGVSRIPGKHGSAERFAAITVLIDDKPGQLARLLTELGELGINMEDLRLEHSPGAQIGFAEIAVLPEVAERAISDLVERGWRTL
- the scpB gene encoding SMC-Scp complex subunit ScpB; the protein is MSELERGETDEVAELATVRSTHSLTQQLEALLIVAEQPQDAIALAAAVDRPVAEVRAALAALIADYDGVGLQEGSGAAGARSGSSAEPGSVAREPRGFELREVSGGFRFYVRASLDLVVADAVRQERSAKLSQAALETLAVIAYRQPVTRGQVAQIRAVNVDSVVRTLLSHSLIEEAGHHEETGATLYGTTDVLLDRLGIGDISELPHISPLLDDGAEGFEHELL
- a CDS encoding segregation and condensation protein A, which codes for MTRESDPVEARSREFRVSLDVFDGPFDLLLTLIGKHELDITDVSLSLVTDEFIGYLAGLDAEDSDQLNHASEFLVVAATLLDLKIASLLPQGEAVDAEGIALLEARDLLFARLLQYRAFKLASAWFRDRLVIEGERHARQVALEPKFRSADPELEFSLTAADFAAIAQLAFTPREIPTVGLEHLHAPLVSIREQAAIVVTALRGGPAQSFRELISGVHERGVIVARFLAILELYRRDAVTFTQLEPLGELIVHWNSDSWSDEELATLGSDYE
- a CDS encoding ParA family protein — encoded protein: MANVQAQIQPKIGPTGRVDRVIPAPRKLESHGPARIIAMCNQKGGVGKTTSTINLAAALARYGRRVLAVDFDPQGALSAGLGVPAHEVPTIYDLMLGKVKDPREAIQHTGTPGLDLIPANIDLSAAEVHLVTEVAREQILGSVLRKVVDDYDVILVDCQPSLGLLTVNALTASHGVLIPLACEYFALRGVALLVETIEKVKDRLNPALALDGILATMYDSRTLHAREVLDRVVETFGDSVFDTVIGRTVKLPDAQIAAKPVIDYAPANPASESYLKLARELVERGIVA
- a CDS encoding site-specific tyrosine recombinase XerD produces the protein MTTLSVDAGIDRFLRHVAIERGLAENSLAAYRRDLASYANWLAAQGIDDLAQVAPDTLSSFVSDLASHEGEHEALAPSSITRRASTVRGMHRYLFEEELLEGYAGRGLRTPKKPQRLPKALALEDVEALLAHAGGDDPVGLRDRALLELLYGSGARVSEACTLDLDDLLLEGGRGDATGASGEAGIDEASERALEAGGFLRVQGKGSKQRVVPYGSYAGRALAAYLVRARPSMVARGAGTPALFVGPRGARLSRQSAWLVIRAAAERAGITREVSPHTLRHSFATHLLAGGADVRTVQELLGHSSVTTTQIYTQVTADTLREHYLTAHPRAT
- a CDS encoding NUDIX hydrolase, with protein sequence MTTNTPISGAVASAAAPVGVPAAIIQPAAAGVPGEPQPQRAAAEFDLHQDGARAMTTTKVPSTSPAEYLSDTPAAVDVLDSELLVHGRVWDVRRDRFTFGDSELVRDYIDHTGAVAVLALDDQDRVLVMRQYRHPVARRDIEIPAGLMDAPGESGLAGAQRELAEEADLAANRWDLLLDLFLSPGGSSETMRIFLARDLCPTTHDFVREGEEAELQPEWVPLDDAVAAALAGRIGNSVTVSAVLAAYAAREAGWATLRDPKTPWEFREGVRGERSR
- a CDS encoding CTP synthase, coding for MKQSAAQPKTTKHIFVTGGVISSLGKGLTAASLGNLLTARGLHVVMQKLDPYLNVDPGTMNPFEHGEVFVTDDGAETDLDIGHYERFLGINLSQAANVTTGQIYSTVIAKERRGDYLGATVQVIPHITNEIKRRMRLQASEDPQPDVIITEVGGTVGDIESQPFLESARQVRHELGRGNVFFVHVSLVPFMGASGEQKTKPTQHSVAALRSIGIQPDALVLRSDRPVTDDNMRKIALMCDVEERAVINAIDVPSIYDLPTLLNTQGLDSVIVETLGLDEVSTDVDWTGWQPVLDAVHEPKGEVTIGLVGKYINLPDAYLSVTEALRAGGFAHAQKVNVKWIPSDTCETPEGAHAALSEVDGICVPGGFGIRGIEGKLGALRFARENGIPTLGLCLGMQCMVIEYARNVADLEGASSTEFDPETTVPVIATMAEQIDIIDGGDLGGTMRLGLYEAEFAEGSLAARLYGASSASERHRHRYEVNNTYRNEIAAAGLSFSGTSPDGSLVEYVELPTEVHPFYIATQAHPELRSRPGTPHPLFAGLVEAAIGRREAARLFEVEGDN